The stretch of DNA ATTCGTTCCGCTTCCGTAGCAAGTAGAAGGAGACGACCAGCCGAACAAGCAGGTGCAGGCGACGCTTGACAGCGCGCCTGTCCTGCAACGTTCTGACTGAGGTGATGCGCAGTTCATCTGGTAGACTGCGGGTGGTTGTGACCGGGTTGGATTTCCTGTACCAGGCGATATGAGGGTTCAGGAACAGGGTGCCTCACCACAGGCCGCGTGTGCGGCTGGAGCCGAGGCCTTGGCCGAGGCGGAAGCCGCAGTCGCTGGTCGGCCCCGGTCAGGATTGCCAGGGAGTCAGTTCCGGATCAGCCGGAAACTTCCCAGGACGTTCCGTCCCAGGCGACGACCCGCTCGAGGAATGCCGCCACGCCGGCGGCGTAACGGGCGAGAAGAAATTCCCCCTTGTCGGGAGTCGCCCGCGCCGGATCGCCGAGGTGGCCGGGAGCGTCGGCGTTGGCCGGGGCCCGCTCGCGCGTGATCCAGCCGCGGTAGGCGGGCTCGAAGTGAAACCCCGGATCCAGCGCCGCGATCCCCGCGACGGGCTGCACCAGGCCCGGGGCGATCACCTGCATCATGGCCGTTTCGTATTCGCAGGCATGGCCGAGATAGTCTTGGGCGAGGTCGGGCCGCTCCTTCTGCAGGTGCGGGCCGAAGTCCCAGTAGGTGGCGAAGAGGATGAGCAGGTCGTTCCGGGCCCGATGCCGCTGCCGGGCCTCGAACACCGCCTGGCGGCCGGGGATGGTGTTGCCGCCATGGCCGTTCATGAACACGATCCGGCGGAAGCCATGGTGGAGAAAATTCTCGATCAGGTCGCCGAGCAGGTCGAGGTAGGTCCGTGGCCCGGCCGAGAGCGTGCCCGGATACTCGAGGTGGTGGTGGGAGTTGCCCAGCCAGAGGAGCGGCGCCACGAGCACGCGGTCGCCGACCAGCGCCTCGGCCCGGCGCAGCACCTCCGCCAGCAGCATGCTGTCGGTGGCCAGCGGCAGGTGGTGGCCATGCTGCTCCATGGCGGCGACTGGGATGACCACCGGCGTGTGCGGGGCGAGTCGGGCGACGTCGCGCCAGGTCAGTTCAGCGAGGTTCATGCGTCCGTTCTCCGAGGACCGCCGGGCGTCGCTCGCGCGGCCAGATGACGAGGAATGCGCAGACCGCGATCGCGGGCACCCAGGCCGCGAGCGTGAAGCCGAGATCGAACGAGCCGGTCCGGTCGATGAGTTTGCCGAACTGCTTCTGGAAGGGAGAGCAGACGATCCAGCCGAGGGCGGCGAGCAGACCGGTGGCCTTGCCCGTGTGCCGCGGGCTGACGTCCTGGGCCAGCGAGTAGTAGCAGGGGAACAGGCCGAGCGCGCCGGCGCCGACGACGAGCAGCGCCGCGTACATCCACGCCCCCTGCAGCGCCACCGCCGCCATCGTCGCCGCGCCGACGCACAGGCTGCACACGGCCGCCACAAGCGACCGGGCGCCGAACTGCGACAGGCCGCGGTGCGCCAGCCAGACGCCGGCGGCGCCGGCGGCGATGCAGCCCGCGTCGGCGGCCACGTAATACCCCGAGTTGAACAGCAGCGACTCCGTCTCCGAGACGCCGCGGCCCTGCTGGAGGAACTTCGGCAGCCAGGCCCGGGCCAGGTGCCAGGTCAGGTTGATGCCGATGACGAAGGGCACGAGGGCCCAGAACCTGCGGTTCCCCAGGCAGGCCTCCCACCATGCCGCAAAGCCCGCGGTCTCCGTTCCGCCCCGGTCGGTGCCACCGGTCAGCCCTGGCTCGCGGCCCATCAGCAGGAGCCAGGCGACCACCCAGACCGCACCGCACGCGCCGATGACGATGAAAGGCAGCCGCCAGGCGCCGGGCACCTGGCTGTTGCCGACCAGCGCCAGGATCACCAGCGGCGTGACGATCGCGCCAATCGCCCCGCCACTCTGCAGCAGGCTATTGCCGAACATCCGTCGTTCGGGAGCGAGCAGGGCCTGCGTCGTTCGCAGGGCGCACGGCCAGTGTCCGGCCTCGAAGAACCCGAGCAGCGTCCGGCAGGCGAGCATCTGCCAGAAGCCCTCGGCGAAGCCGGTGAGCAGGCCGACGAGCGACCAGGCGACGACGACGGCCGGATACAGCCAGCGGATCGAAAGCCGGTCGGCGAGGATGCCGAAGCACAACGACCCGGCTGCGAAGGCGAGGCCGAAGGCGAACTCCAGGTCACCGTACCGCTCCTGCGTGAGACCCAGCTCTTCGGTGATCCGCACCGACATGTTGTTGAGCGCCATCCGGTCCATGTAGTTGAGCATGGTTGCCAGCAGGAGAATGCCGCACACTCCCCACTGCCCAACGCTGCCGCCTCGGTCCCCGGCTCGCTGCTGTTGCTCGGTCATCACGTGCCTCGGTCCGCTGCCGGCCGGCACATGCCGCTGCCGGAGGGATCATCGTGGTTGACGGGCTGCCCGTTGTGCAAGCGATCGTGCCGGCACGGGGCATTCAGCGACGGTTGCAACGCTGCGGGCGTTGCAGGGCGGCGTGGCCGTGCGACGACCGGCCCGAAAAGTTTTGCCAATCATCACGACCCCTCGTAGGGCCGCCGCCCGCCCTGTCACGATCCCGCGTGCGCGGGACGGGCCACTGGTTGGAGGCGGCCCCCTCCTGCTAGAGTGCGGCGAAGAAGGTCCGCGGGATGGCGGACCATTGACTCGGGGTATGCGGCGCTGCCCTGCGGCACGACCATCTACGGAGGAGGAAATCTCGTGGCCGGCATTGCAGCAACCGATTATTCGACACCCGCAGCCCGGGGCGAGCCCGGTGCCGACACGTGGATCGCCATCGCCGGAATCGTCTACGAAGAACTCGCCCGCGCCCGGCCGAGGGCGCGGCAGGTGAAGCTGACGCCCGCGACCACGCTCGCCGAGGCGGGCATCGATGCCGTCGCGTTTCTCGACGCCGTCACGCGGCTGGAGGGCCGCTACCAGATGCGGTTTCGCGACGACTGGCTGGCCGGCATCGACACCTGCGGCGACCTGATCGAGCGCATCGCCGAGCACATGTTCGACAACGCCGACCGCCGTGACGGCCGGGCGAAGCTGGCTCCCGTCGTCGTGCCACCGGTGGCAGCGCGGCGCACGCCGCCGGCAGCCCCCTCGTCCGATCCGTTCCCCGAGTGCGCCGCCCTCGAGGAGCGGCTCGCGGCCCTCGAATCCCAGGGGCTCGCCAACCCGTTCCTGCTCGCCAACGAGAGGGTGCGGCAGCGGACGGCCCGAGTCGCCGGCCGCGACGTGATCAACTTCACGAGCTTCGATTATCTCGGACTCGCCGCCCACGCGGACGTGGCCCGCGCCGCCAAGGATGCCATCGACACGTTCGGCACGAGCGCGTCGGCGAGCCGGATGGTGGGCGGCAATAACACGCTGCTCGACGAGCTTGACGCCGAGCTCGCAGCGTTCCTCGGCACCGAGCGGGCCGTCGTCTTTCCCTGCGGCTACGGCACGAACGCCTCCGTCTTCAACCACCTGTTCGGCGAGGGTGACCTGATCCTCTACGACGAGCTCGCGCACAACAGCATCGTGCAGGGCGCCGGCGCATCGAAGGCGGGCAAGCGGCCGTTCCGCCACAACGACCACGTCCAGCTCGACGCGCTGCTCCGCGACCTGCGGCCGAAGTATCGGCGCGTGGTGGTGGCGATCGAGGGCGTGTACAGCATGGACGGCGACTATCCTGACCTGCCCCGGTTCATCGACGTCAAGAAGCGGCACGACGCCCTGCTGTACGTGGACGAGGCCCATTCGCTGGGAACGATGGGCCCCGGCGGTCGGGGCATCTGCGAGTTCTTCGGCGTCGATCCGGCCGAAGGCGACCTGTGGATGGGGACGATCAGCAAGGCGCTCGGTGCCGGTGGCGGCTATCTGGCCGGCCGCGACCGCCTTGTCCGCTATCTGGGCTACACCACGCCTGCGTTCGTCTTCTCGACGGCGTGCTCGCCGCCGAACGCCGCGGCGGCCCTGGAAGGGCTGCGGGTCATCGGCCGCGAGCCATGGCGGGTCACGCGGCTGCGCGAGCGATCGGACCTGTTTCGCAAGCTTGCCCAGGACTGCAATCTCGACACCGGCCCGAGCATCGACACGCCGGTGATCCCGATCATTCTCGGCAGTTCGACGCGGGCGATCCGCGTGTCGCAGCTGCTGCTCGAACGCGGCATCAACGCCCGACCGATCCTCTACCCGGCGGTCCGCGAATCGGCGGCCCGCGTCCGCTTCTTCCTCACGGCGGAGCACACCGAGGAGCAGATCGTGCACGCTGTCGAAGCTCTCGCCGACGTCGTCCAGCTGACGGCCTGACGCGGTGTGTTTCGCGCCGTCGCAGCCGACATGGCGTCTGTTTTTCGCGCCGTCGCAGCCGACACAGCGTCTGCTCCGGCTTACGGTCGCCGGGCGAAGCCCGGCTCCGCGCAAGCGATGATCGCACCGTTGACGGCGCTCTCCCGAGCCGGAGGATCGGCGGAAGCTCGAGGAGCGTGAGGCTGGCTGATTCTCGCGCCGTCGCAGCCGACACAGCGTCTGTTTTTCGCGCCGTCGCAGCCGACACAGCGTCTCCTCCGGCTTACGGTCGCCGGGCAAAGCCCGGCTCCGCGCAAGCGATGATCGCGCCGTTGACGGCACTCTCCGGAGCCGGAGGATCGGCGGAAGCTCGAGGAGCGTGAGGCTGGCTGATTCTCGCGCCGTCGCAGCCGACACAGCGTCTGTTTTTCGCGCCGTCGCAGCCGACACAGCGTCTCCTCCGGCTTACGGTCGCCGGGCAAAGCCCGGCTCCGCGCAAGCGATGATCGCGCCGTTGACGGCGCTCTCCCGAGCCGGAGGATCGGCGGAAGCTCGAGGAGCGTGAGGCTGGCTGATTCTCGCGCCGTCACAGCCGACATGGCGTCTGCTCCGGCTTACGGTCGCCGGGCGAAGCCCGGCTCCGCGCAAGCGATGATCGCGCCGTTGACGGCGCTCTCCCGAGCCGGAGGATCGGCGGAAGCTCGAGGAGCGTGAGGCTGGCTGATTCTCGCGCCGTCACAGCCGACACAGCGTCTGCTCCGGCTTACGGTCGCCGGGCGAAGCCCGGCTCCGCGCAAGCGATGATCGCGCCGTTGACGGCGCTCTCCCGAGCCGGAGGATCGGCGGAAGCTCGAGGAGCGTGAGGCTATCCTGCCTCAGCGACGAGACTTCTGCCGTCCTCCGGCGGATTGGGCATATCGACTTCTGCCGTCCTCCGGCGGGTTGGGCGATCGATCGCCCGCGGCCTCCGGCGGGTTGGGCGCGTCGCACACCACACCTCGATCAAGGAGCCGTGCGCGCGCCCCGCCACCCATTCCAGTCGGGCCGGCATTGCGGGCTGAAATCCGACTGCCGCCGCGTGAACAGGCTCCGACTCCGGTTCGACACACGCAGCGCGTCAGGCATGTCCGCGTACGATCCACCGCGGACGCCCGATCCCTGGCCGTCGGTCTTCCCGGCATCCTTCGGACTGCGCGTGCTGAACCGTGCCGGCGGCCAGTCGGCGGGCGGAGTCGTCGTGCCATCACCGTGGCTGCCGCGAAACGATCTCCCCGTCGCATCGGCCACCGTCACCACCTGCTCGCGGACGTTGCCCGAGAGCTCCATGATGCCCCAGTACGAGCCGCCGCCGGGAATGCGGCCGGTCGTCGCCGTCGCGAAAATCCCCGGCCGCATCGGCCCGCCCGGCACGCCGTTGATGTACGGGCTCACCGGGCCGCCGAAGAAGGCGGGCAGGGTCAGGTCGTGGCAGGCGTTGCCGGCCGTCTCCAGGGCGCCGGCGGCGATCCGCTCGCCCCGCCCGCCCTCGTCGGCGACGGTGTACTCGGCCTTGGCGATCGCCGCGGTTCCCCAGGCATACTCGCCGGCCAGCGCCCGGCGCGGGCCCCGGCACGCCTTCTCATACTCCAGTTCGGTCAGCGGCCGCAGCGCTGCCCACGAGGCATGCTTCGCCCCGTCCCACCAGGCGAGCAGGTTGCAGGCCTGGTGCGGCTTCCGCGCGACGAGTCTGGGCCACGCACCCTGGAGCCCGTAGCGACCCGCCGCGGTCACGTGCCGCACCGCGTGTCCCTCGTCGCCTCCCGTCGTGTTGGCGAACTCGGCAGCGGAGAGCGTGTTGAGAAAATCCGTGAACTGACCGCGGGTCAGTTCATACCGCATGCAGTAGAAGGCGTCATGACCGGTCGGAAACCGGTCGTCGAGCGGCGCGGCGAGCCCGCGGGTCGCCTCGTCGCCGGCCCAGAGCATGCCCGGCTCGGCTCCGACCCGGCGCGCCGTTGTGCCGGCCGCCGCCGGACCGCTCCAGGCGGCATCGACGAGAAACGGGCCGCCCGACGTCGCCACGCCTGCGGCGACGAACGCTCCCGCCTCGCTGCCCCCGGAACCGGCATGGAACGCGCCCGGCGGCACGCGCACCATGTCGATAGCGAAGACGCGCAGATCGACCGCCGCAGGGTCGTCGACGCCATCGGCAGCGTGCAGCCAGCGCAGCCCGACGGCGGCGAGATCGAGCGGGCCCTGACCGGGCGCCGCGCGATGGATGAACACGCCCCTGCCCCGCCCGCCGGTCAGGCCGACCTCGAGAGTGGCAGCGGCGGGCACGGAGTGATCGACCCGGTCGGCGGCGAGCGTGGCATGGGCGTAGCCATCGCCCCCCGGACGACGAAACTTCGCGAACACCCAGGCCGAACTCCAACTTTCGACCGCCTCGTCGCGGCCGGTCGCGGCCGTGGCGGCCGGCTCGGTCCAGCGGGCCCGCCAGGCGTTGCCCGACCGGATGTCGAAGCGGATCACGCTCTGCCCGGCGGCCGGCGCGTCTTCGCGGCGGACGGCGCCGACCGCGACGATCGTCGCCGCGGCGTCGGCGCCGCGAAACCGCTCCGGCGCCGCATCGGCCGGCGCAGTGCCGGGGGCATCCGGATGCGCGGCGGCCTCGATGGCCATGGCGTCGTTCACGAACGCGTCGAACGTCCACGTCCAGTATGCGAATGCACGCCGCGCGTCCGCGTCGTCGGCCCTCTCGATGGCAGCCCGGGCCTCGGCGCGGAGTGACTTCATCCGGGCCACGACATCCGCCGGCCAGATGCTTCTGAAGGCCGCCGGCGGGATGCGATTCTCATCGACCCGCAACGCGACACCCTCCGGCAGCCGCTGCCAGCGGTCGCACTGCAGCCGGAGCAGGTCCCGGGCGGGCTTCGCGCCCGCGCCGAAGAGCCGGCGGCACATCTCGTCGAGCGTCGCATCGACGTCGAAGTCGGGGTTCCACAGCGCCTTCATCCAGACGTAGGCGGTCGGTGCGGCCGTGATCTGGCAGCCGGCGCCGTAGGTCAAGGCCTGGGCAC from Planctomycetia bacterium encodes:
- a CDS encoding amidase; the encoded protein is MNLAELTWRDVARLAPHTPVVIPVAAMEQHGHHLPLATDSMLLAEVLRRAEALVGDRVLVAPLLWLGNSHHHLEYPGTLSAGPRTYLDLLGDLIENFLHHGFRRIVFMNGHGGNTIPGRQAVFEARQRHRARNDLLILFATYWDFGPHLQKERPDLAQDYLGHACEYETAMMQVIAPGLVQPVAGIAALDPGFHFEPAYRGWITRERAPANADAPGHLGDPARATPDKGEFLLARYAAGVAAFLERVVAWDGTSWEVSG
- the exuT gene encoding hexuronate transporter, producing the protein MTEQQQRAGDRGGSVGQWGVCGILLLATMLNYMDRMALNNMSVRITEELGLTQERYGDLEFAFGLAFAAGSLCFGILADRLSIRWLYPAVVVAWSLVGLLTGFAEGFWQMLACRTLLGFFEAGHWPCALRTTQALLAPERRMFGNSLLQSGGAIGAIVTPLVILALVGNSQVPGAWRLPFIVIGACGAVWVVAWLLLMGREPGLTGGTDRGGTETAGFAAWWEACLGNRRFWALVPFVIGINLTWHLARAWLPKFLQQGRGVSETESLLFNSGYYVAADAGCIAAGAAGVWLAHRGLSQFGARSLVAAVCSLCVGAATMAAVALQGAWMYAALLVVGAGALGLFPCYYSLAQDVSPRHTGKATGLLAALGWIVCSPFQKQFGKLIDRTGSFDLGFTLAAWVPAIAVCAFLVIWPRERRPAVLGERTHEPR